One genomic window of Micrococcus flavus includes the following:
- the pcrA gene encoding DNA helicase PcrA: MADLFSSLGRDSILSARTRPADPETALPGLVPPSVTRAAVDPEAGAWGDDAGAPAPGRLTPAGLVEGLNPQQAAAVQHTGSPLLIVAGAGSGKTRVLTHRIAWLLATGRARPHEVLAITFTNKAAAEMRERIAGLIGDTARRMWISTFHSSAVRILRNEAANIGLKPTFTIYDSADSLRLVTQIAKAHDLDPKRFAPKALLNRISALKNELVDADEHAGTVSSTDPWGQAVSAVYREYTARLRQANALDFDDLIGMTVHMFEAFPRVLDNYRRRFRHVLVDEYQDTNHAQYRLIRLLAGPAGEPEGVATAGGELTVVGDSDQSIYAFRGADIRNIVEFEEDFTDAATIKLEQNYRSTQTILDAANAVIANNPDRRKKDLWTAEGAGPRIVGYAAENESAEAEWIATTIDRLQDEEGVRPADVAVFYRTNAQSRALEERLVTRGIPYRVIGGTRFYDRKEIKDALAYLRVIVNPADDVNTRRILNEPKRGIGDRAEGAVAAWAERNRIPFFDALRDAEHAPGMAARSLKAVQGFVQMMDDLAQVAEGAGPATVLEAVLEQSGMLAALRESEDLQDESRADNLGELVAVVRAFETTTPDGTLSDFLEQVALVADADQLPTAADVEGEALAEQQGQVTLMTLHTAKGLEFPVVFLTGMEHGVFPHSRSMTDEKELAEERRLAYVGLTRARERLHLSRAEARSLWGQHQFNPPSQFLGEIPEDLIQWEREGTDRSGGLGSLNGAGTSRYADRFGGSSRRGSMSGAWGDRATGGGVGGNRPARLTRGDEPADLTVGSSVVRGKAPSRMQPQKEIAALSPGDRVSHTTFGEGRVDAVAGAGDKTVATVTFLESGAQKRLLLRYAPLTRIEG, from the coding sequence ATGGCTGACCTCTTCTCCTCCCTCGGACGCGACTCGATCCTCTCCGCCCGGACCCGCCCCGCGGATCCGGAGACGGCCCTGCCCGGGCTGGTGCCGCCGTCGGTGACGCGCGCGGCCGTGGACCCGGAGGCGGGCGCCTGGGGGGACGACGCCGGCGCGCCCGCACCGGGGCGGCTCACCCCCGCCGGGCTCGTCGAGGGGCTCAACCCCCAGCAGGCGGCGGCGGTGCAGCACACGGGCTCGCCGCTGCTGATCGTGGCCGGCGCCGGCTCGGGCAAGACCCGCGTGCTGACCCACCGGATCGCGTGGCTGCTGGCCACGGGGCGGGCCCGCCCGCACGAGGTCCTGGCCATCACGTTCACCAACAAGGCCGCTGCGGAGATGCGCGAGCGCATCGCGGGCCTGATCGGGGACACCGCCCGCCGCATGTGGATCTCCACCTTCCACTCCTCGGCGGTACGGATCCTGCGCAACGAGGCGGCCAACATCGGGCTGAAGCCCACGTTCACCATCTACGACTCGGCGGACAGCCTCCGGCTGGTCACGCAGATCGCCAAGGCGCACGACCTGGACCCCAAGCGCTTCGCCCCGAAGGCGCTGCTGAACCGCATCAGCGCGCTCAAGAACGAGCTGGTGGACGCGGACGAGCACGCCGGCACGGTGTCCTCCACGGACCCGTGGGGCCAGGCCGTGTCCGCCGTGTACCGCGAGTACACCGCGCGCCTGCGCCAGGCCAACGCGCTGGACTTCGACGACCTGATCGGCATGACCGTCCACATGTTCGAGGCGTTCCCGCGCGTGCTGGACAACTACCGCCGGCGCTTCCGCCACGTGCTCGTGGACGAGTACCAGGACACCAACCACGCGCAGTACCGTCTGATCCGCCTGCTGGCCGGCCCGGCCGGGGAGCCCGAGGGCGTGGCCACCGCCGGGGGCGAGCTGACCGTGGTGGGCGACTCGGACCAGTCCATCTACGCCTTCCGCGGCGCGGACATCCGCAACATCGTGGAGTTCGAGGAGGACTTCACGGATGCGGCCACCATCAAGCTCGAGCAGAACTACCGCTCCACGCAGACCATCCTGGACGCCGCCAACGCGGTGATCGCGAACAACCCGGACCGGCGCAAGAAGGACCTCTGGACGGCGGAGGGCGCCGGTCCACGGATCGTGGGCTACGCCGCGGAGAACGAGTCGGCGGAGGCCGAGTGGATCGCCACCACCATCGACCGGCTCCAGGACGAGGAGGGGGTCCGACCCGCGGACGTGGCCGTCTTCTACCGCACCAACGCCCAGTCCCGCGCGCTCGAGGAGCGCCTGGTCACCCGCGGCATCCCGTACCGCGTGATCGGCGGCACCCGGTTCTACGACCGCAAGGAGATCAAGGACGCGCTCGCGTACCTGCGGGTGATCGTCAACCCCGCGGACGACGTCAACACCCGCCGCATCCTCAACGAGCCCAAGCGCGGGATCGGCGACCGGGCCGAGGGCGCCGTCGCCGCGTGGGCCGAGCGGAACCGCATCCCGTTCTTCGACGCCCTGCGGGACGCCGAGCACGCCCCCGGCATGGCCGCCCGCTCGCTCAAGGCCGTGCAGGGCTTCGTGCAGATGATGGACGACCTCGCCCAGGTGGCCGAGGGCGCCGGACCCGCCACGGTGCTCGAGGCGGTCCTCGAGCAGTCCGGCATGCTCGCGGCCCTGCGCGAGTCCGAGGACCTGCAGGACGAGTCCCGTGCGGACAACCTGGGTGAGCTCGTCGCCGTCGTGCGTGCCTTCGAGACCACGACGCCGGACGGCACCCTCTCCGACTTCCTCGAGCAGGTGGCGCTCGTCGCGGACGCCGACCAGCTGCCCACGGCCGCGGACGTGGAGGGTGAGGCGCTGGCCGAGCAACAGGGCCAGGTGACCCTCATGACCCTCCACACCGCCAAGGGCCTGGAGTTCCCCGTGGTGTTCCTCACCGGCATGGAGCACGGCGTGTTCCCGCACTCCCGGTCCATGACGGACGAGAAGGAGCTGGCCGAGGAGCGCCGGCTCGCCTACGTGGGTCTGACGCGCGCGCGGGAGCGCCTGCACCTGTCCCGCGCGGAGGCCCGGTCGCTGTGGGGCCAGCACCAGTTCAATCCGCCGAGCCAGTTCCTGGGGGAGATCCCCGAGGACCTGATCCAGTGGGAGCGCGAGGGCACGGACCGCTCCGGCGGGCTGGGCTCCCTGAACGGGGCCGGCACCTCCCGCTACGCCGACCGGTTCGGCGGCTCCTCCCGTCGGGGCTCCATGTCCGGCGCGTGGGGGGACCGGGCGACGGGTGGCGGCGTCGGCGGGAACCGCCCGGCGCGCCTGACCCGCGGGGACGAGCCGGCCGACCTCACGGTGGGGTCCTCGGTGGTCCGGGGCAAGGCGCCCTCGCGCATGCAGCCGCAGAAGGAGATCGCCGCGCTGAGCCCCGGGGACCGGGTCTCCCACACCACCTTCGGCGAGGGCCGGGTGGACGCCGTGGCGGGGGCCGGGGACAAGACCGTGGCCACCGTGACGTTCCTCGAGTCGGGGGCCCAGAAGCGGCTGCTCCTGCGGTACGCGCCGCTGACGCGCATCGAGGGCTGA
- a CDS encoding nucleotidyl transferase AbiEii/AbiGii toxin family protein, translating into MDDPFADIASVLHTVSHRVGSEIMVIGAHARDAVLAQLGAQPGRQTEDVDVVVGIPAGTSYRAVVQALGTPVNEKGYTFTVEGMPVDVLPSIDVPEEAARFSPARDIVLDVRGQAEAYASAMQVEVAHDCVVRVPTAEALALLKVIAWNVRRGQTSKDAKDLRALLDAIVERRLESDALWESDTLARFDHDPDAAAWWIVGSGAIAGLPVAARVCAQIIAESGEALLHDMGLSGPLRVWDLRLAALRLGLEGR; encoded by the coding sequence GTGGATGACCCCTTTGCGGACATCGCCTCCGTGCTTCACACGGTCTCCCATCGTGTGGGGTCCGAGATCATGGTGATCGGCGCCCATGCTCGCGATGCGGTGCTCGCGCAGCTCGGAGCGCAGCCGGGGCGACAGACTGAGGACGTCGATGTGGTCGTCGGCATCCCGGCTGGCACGTCGTACAGGGCGGTGGTCCAAGCGCTGGGGACTCCTGTCAATGAGAAGGGGTACACGTTCACTGTCGAAGGCATGCCGGTGGACGTGCTCCCGTCCATCGACGTCCCGGAGGAAGCAGCTCGTTTCTCGCCTGCGCGCGACATCGTGCTGGATGTGCGCGGCCAAGCAGAGGCGTACGCGTCCGCCATGCAGGTCGAGGTGGCGCATGACTGCGTGGTGCGCGTGCCCACGGCTGAGGCGCTGGCCCTGCTCAAGGTCATCGCATGGAACGTCCGCCGTGGTCAGACTTCCAAGGATGCGAAGGACCTGCGCGCACTCCTGGACGCGATAGTGGAGCGACGACTCGAGTCCGACGCCCTGTGGGAGTCCGACACTCTGGCGCGTTTCGACCATGACCCCGACGCGGCAGCCTGGTGGATCGTCGGGTCAGGGGCGATCGCGGGGCTGCCTGTGGCCGCTCGCGTCTGTGCTCAGATCATCGCGGAAAGCGGCGAAGCCCTGCTGCATGACATGGGCCTGTCCGGCCCCCTCCGCGTCTGGGACCTGCGCCTCGCAGCGCTCCGGCTGGGACTTGAGGGCCGCTGA
- a CDS encoding type IV toxin-antitoxin system AbiEi family antitoxin, protein MRWIAPGPEETAPYARALAGVDVVPDAAGETVLLPTGQRRRLALWGDVDAVDPRRESSSVLEALEIVPVTEGDLLLLPVVDAALGRRLRDRGVAYVDRHGNADIRAPGLLIHVEGRRRATAARRSDVHGGYGGRISTPSGLRVVFALLCVPDLRQSPVRDVARAAAVSVGSAQQALHALRQQDYLVPAGRPQRALGRRGDLIRLWALGYRERLVGTLATRFVTAPTPPLLLAETLMERTDATLAGDAVAPTVRNGTGVVVFDRPPWADVVRVGRLRTAAEATDMVLRERFWDESLLMVGPTAPPLLTAAELLCTVDPRLREAGEQVLDEEARRG, encoded by the coding sequence ATGCGCTGGATAGCCCCGGGCCCGGAGGAGACCGCTCCCTATGCGCGCGCACTGGCCGGTGTGGACGTCGTCCCCGACGCTGCCGGAGAGACGGTCCTTCTCCCCACTGGTCAACGGCGGCGGCTCGCGCTCTGGGGGGATGTGGATGCCGTGGACCCCCGTCGGGAGTCATCGAGTGTGCTCGAGGCACTGGAGATCGTGCCCGTGACGGAGGGTGACCTTCTCCTGCTCCCCGTCGTGGACGCCGCCCTCGGGCGCCGTCTGCGGGACCGTGGCGTGGCCTATGTGGACCGCCACGGTAACGCTGACATCCGAGCTCCCGGCCTCCTCATCCATGTCGAGGGGCGACGCCGCGCCACGGCGGCTCGGAGGTCCGATGTCCACGGGGGGTATGGCGGTCGGATCAGCACGCCATCGGGTCTCAGGGTGGTCTTCGCCCTGCTGTGCGTGCCGGATCTGCGTCAGTCGCCCGTGCGTGACGTCGCCAGAGCCGCCGCGGTCTCCGTCGGCTCGGCCCAGCAGGCCCTCCACGCTCTTCGTCAGCAGGATTACCTGGTCCCGGCGGGTCGTCCGCAACGCGCGCTCGGCCGGCGAGGTGACCTCATACGCCTCTGGGCGTTGGGATATCGAGAAAGGCTCGTGGGGACGTTGGCGACGAGGTTCGTCACTGCCCCGACACCGCCCCTGCTGCTGGCGGAGACCTTGATGGAGCGCACGGACGCCACCCTGGCCGGCGACGCCGTGGCGCCGACCGTGCGGAACGGGACCGGCGTGGTCGTGTTCGACCGTCCGCCGTGGGCTGACGTGGTCAGGGTCGGTCGACTGCGCACAGCGGCGGAGGCCACCGACATGGTCCTGCGCGAGCGGTTCTGGGACGAGAGCCTCCTCATGGTCGGTCCGACGGCACCTCCGCTACTGACAGCGGCGGAACTCCTCTGCACTGTGGACCCTCGACTGCGTGAGGCGGGGGAGCAGGTGCTGGATGAGGAGGCCCGCCGTGGATGA
- a CDS encoding ABC transporter ATP-binding protein gives MSMESAARVSMMRMQRGTDGAEGQALAPGTVRRTVAFAAQYRARLVVFVVASVVGAVLGVASPVLAGDVVNAITGSRDSGLIVRLALLIALVAVADAAVGVFTKWLSSGLGERVIYDLRTRVFDHVQRMPVAFFQRTRTGALVSRLNNDVIGAQSAISRTLSGVVANVVSLALTLGVMLATSWQITLLALVLLPLFLIPARWVGGRLAGLSRERAGHNAAMGDQMTERFSAPGATLIKLFGEPGAESAEFARRADRVRATGVDISVRQAVFTTLLTLVSALALAAVYGVGGLQAVAGTLDAGDVVTMALLLTRLYAPLTSLANARVEIMSALVSFERVFEVLDLEPLIQEPAAPTPVPAGPLSVRLRDVRFAYPTAQEVSLASLEEVAVLDTRGGEEVLHGIDVEIPAGRTVALVGSSGAGKSTVASLVTRLYDVSSGAVEIGGVDVRRMAFRDLQDAVGMVTQDGHLFHDTVRGNLLLARPDASEAEVWDAVERARLRGVVEALPDGLDTVVGERGYRLSGGERQRMTIARLLLAAPRVVVLDEATAALDSTNERAIQEALGEALAGRTAVVIAHRLSTVRDADEILVLEGGRIVERGTHAELLAADGRYAELYTTQFAEQG, from the coding sequence ATGAGCATGGAGTCGGCGGCGCGCGTGTCCATGATGCGGATGCAGCGCGGCACGGACGGGGCGGAGGGCCAGGCCCTCGCCCCCGGGACCGTGCGTCGGACGGTCGCGTTCGCGGCACAGTACCGGGCGCGCCTCGTGGTGTTCGTGGTCGCCTCCGTGGTGGGTGCGGTGCTCGGGGTGGCGTCGCCGGTGCTGGCCGGTGACGTGGTCAACGCGATCACAGGCAGTCGGGACTCCGGGCTGATCGTGCGGCTGGCGCTGCTGATCGCGCTGGTGGCCGTGGCGGACGCCGCCGTGGGCGTGTTCACCAAGTGGCTCTCCTCGGGGCTCGGCGAGCGCGTCATCTACGACCTGCGCACGCGCGTGTTCGACCACGTCCAGCGCATGCCGGTGGCGTTCTTCCAGCGCACGCGCACCGGCGCACTGGTCTCCCGCCTGAACAACGACGTGATCGGCGCCCAGTCGGCGATCTCCCGGACGCTCTCCGGTGTGGTGGCCAACGTCGTCTCCTTGGCCCTGACCCTCGGCGTCATGCTGGCCACGAGCTGGCAGATCACGCTGCTGGCGCTCGTCCTCCTGCCCCTGTTCCTGATCCCCGCCCGCTGGGTGGGCGGGCGCCTGGCCGGGCTCTCCCGGGAGCGGGCCGGGCACAACGCGGCCATGGGGGACCAGATGACGGAGCGGTTCTCCGCCCCGGGTGCCACCCTCATCAAGCTCTTCGGGGAACCCGGCGCGGAGTCGGCCGAGTTCGCCCGCCGCGCGGACCGCGTGCGCGCCACCGGCGTGGACATCTCCGTGCGGCAGGCCGTGTTCACCACGCTGCTCACGCTGGTCTCGGCGCTCGCGCTCGCGGCCGTGTACGGGGTGGGCGGCCTCCAGGCGGTCGCGGGCACGCTGGACGCGGGCGACGTCGTCACCATGGCGCTGCTGCTGACGCGCCTCTACGCGCCCCTGACCTCCCTGGCCAACGCCCGGGTGGAGATCATGAGCGCGCTGGTGTCCTTCGAGCGGGTGTTCGAGGTGCTCGACCTCGAGCCCTTGATCCAGGAGCCGGCCGCGCCGACGCCCGTGCCCGCCGGTCCGCTGTCCGTGCGGCTGCGGGACGTGCGGTTCGCCTACCCCACCGCGCAGGAGGTGTCCCTGGCCTCGCTGGAGGAGGTGGCCGTGCTGGACACCCGCGGCGGCGAGGAGGTGCTGCACGGGATCGACGTGGAGATTCCGGCCGGCCGCACGGTGGCGCTCGTCGGGTCCTCGGGGGCGGGCAAGTCCACCGTCGCCTCCCTCGTGACGCGGCTGTACGACGTCAGCTCCGGCGCCGTGGAGATCGGCGGCGTGGACGTGCGTCGGATGGCGTTCCGGGACCTCCAGGACGCCGTCGGCATGGTGACGCAGGACGGGCACCTGTTCCACGACACCGTGCGCGGGAACCTCCTGCTGGCGCGGCCGGACGCGTCCGAGGCCGAGGTGTGGGACGCCGTCGAGCGGGCGCGGCTGCGGGGTGTGGTGGAGGCCCTGCCGGACGGGCTGGACACCGTGGTAGGCGAGCGCGGGTACCGGCTCTCCGGCGGCGAGCGCCAGCGCATGACCATCGCCCGGCTCCTGCTGGCGGCCCCGCGCGTCGTGGTCCTGGACGAGGCGACGGCGGCGCTGGACTCCACCAACGAGCGCGCCATCCAGGAGGCGCTGGGGGAGGCGCTGGCCGGGCGGACCGCCGTGGTGATCGCGCACCGGCTCTCCACCGTGCGGGACGCGGACGAGATCCTCGTGCTCGAGGGCGGGCGGATCGTGGAGCGCGGCACCCACGCCGAGCTGCTGGCCGCCGACGGGCGGTACGCCGAGCTGTACACCACGCAGTTCGCCGAGCAGGGGTGA
- a CDS encoding HNH endonuclease: protein MRTLVLNAGYEPVSVVSDRRALLLVAAGKASVLEDGGDPVVSPGREWGRPLVILLHRYIRVPAARPLGATRAGVLRRDGHRCAYCGAHATTVDHVHPRSRGGQDTWENLVACCLRCNGVKADRSLEALGWRLRVTPARPRGAQWRLRGLERPAPAWEGWLQLAA, encoded by the coding sequence ATGCGCACACTCGTCCTGAACGCCGGCTACGAACCCGTCTCGGTGGTCTCCGACCGCCGGGCGCTGCTGCTCGTGGCGGCGGGGAAGGCCAGCGTCCTCGAGGACGGCGGGGACCCGGTGGTGAGCCCCGGCCGGGAGTGGGGCCGGCCCCTCGTGATCCTGCTCCACCGCTACATCCGGGTGCCCGCCGCCCGCCCGCTGGGCGCCACCCGCGCCGGGGTGCTGCGCCGCGACGGCCATCGCTGCGCCTACTGCGGCGCCCACGCGACCACGGTGGACCACGTGCACCCGCGCTCCCGTGGCGGGCAGGACACGTGGGAGAACCTCGTGGCCTGCTGCCTGCGCTGCAACGGGGTCAAGGCGGACCGCTCCCTCGAGGCCCTCGGCTGGCGCCTGCGCGTGACCCCCGCCCGGCCGCGGGGCGCCCAGTGGCGCCTGCGAGGCCTGGAGCGCCCCGCCCCCGCGTGGGAGGGCTGGCTGCAGCTGGCGGCGTGA